From a single Aureimonas sp. AU20 genomic region:
- a CDS encoding LysR family transcriptional regulator — translation MRRGELDDLALFAAVARARSFTRAAAELGLSPSALSHALRGLESRLGVRLLARTTRSVAPTAAGERLLERLQPALDEVALGLSILADWRDAPSGALRLTTFNYAARTILAPRLPRFLLDHPDIAVEVVVDDRLVDLVAGGFDAGIRFGETVERDMVAVRVGPDLRTVVIGTPDYFKRHARPETPADLKTHSCVNYRLIGGGGLLPWEFERDGQEIKVQVGGQLIVNDEVLAGAAVRAGAGLGYMLEHDVAGEIADGRLVQVLDGWCAPFPGCHLYYPSRQVPLALRALIDTLRWTGSQPQS, via the coding sequence ATGCGGCGCGGTGAGCTGGACGATCTGGCGCTGTTCGCAGCCGTCGCGCGCGCGCGCAGCTTCACGCGCGCGGCGGCCGAACTCGGCCTTTCGCCCTCCGCGCTCAGCCATGCGCTGCGCGGGCTGGAAAGCCGGCTCGGCGTGCGCCTGCTCGCCCGCACCACGCGCAGCGTGGCGCCCACCGCCGCCGGGGAACGGCTCCTGGAGCGGCTTCAACCGGCGCTGGACGAGGTGGCGCTGGGCCTCTCGATCCTAGCCGACTGGCGCGACGCGCCCTCCGGCGCGCTGCGGCTCACCACCTTCAACTACGCCGCGCGCACCATCCTCGCGCCGCGCCTGCCGCGCTTCCTGCTCGACCATCCCGACATCGCGGTGGAGGTGGTGGTGGACGACCGGCTGGTGGATCTCGTGGCGGGCGGCTTCGACGCCGGCATCCGCTTCGGCGAAACGGTGGAGCGGGACATGGTGGCCGTGCGCGTCGGGCCGGACCTGCGCACCGTCGTGATCGGCACGCCGGACTATTTCAAAAGGCACGCCCGCCCCGAAACGCCGGCCGACCTGAAGACGCATAGCTGCGTCAACTATCGGCTGATCGGCGGCGGCGGGCTGCTGCCCTGGGAGTTCGAGCGGGATGGGCAGGAGATCAAGGTGCAGGTCGGCGGGCAGCTGATCGTCAACGACGAGGTGCTGGCGGGCGCCGCCGTGCGCGCGGGCGCGGGCCTCGGCTACATGCTGGAGCACGACGTGGCGGGGGAGATCGCGGACGGGCGTCTCGTGCAGGTGCTGGACGGCTGGTGCGCGCCCTTCCCCGGCTGCCATCTCTATTATCCCAGCCGGCAGGTTCCGCTGGCGTTGCGCGCACTGATCGACACGCTGCGTTGGACGGGCAGCCAGCCGCAGAGCTGA
- a CDS encoding bifunctional diguanylate cyclase/phosphodiesterase — MVEIFLTLAKDHAITLVVAATVVCIVASWLFFDLFERVRGTVGLSRLQWLGFAALAGGLGVWTTHFIATLGYRPDFAFSFDPDMTAASALISVAIVGLPAALTALTDRTWLKLLGGAVTGAGIVLMHVAGMAALTNCGVEQPAAGAVPIALASAALCALAMALPERTRPGIRIALAVAAVSLVHFGLIAGTAIVPVGSEPSGIDRSILGFLVGIVVICLALSAGALVTSSSKLAEQKQREALFSNALTNMSNGLLVIGAGGRIDLFNDRLVTLFDIRPEGVAIGMPWQRYLANLAERLGWNEARLGRVIDNHTQWFALDRTTYLEHALEDGRTISVSCRPIMGGGAVLTYDDVTAERQAQREVERLAFHDPLTGLPNRRKFAQELEAAYEGRRAATLFLIDLDRFKIVNDTLGHAAGDWLLTECGVRMGRVCERGELVARLAGDEFAVLSLSCDEDEAAGLSRRIIATLSDPFLIHGRMVSVGCSIGMASTRDAASADVMIQHADLALYKAKTLGRGRNQRYEAGMQEAAMRRSVLEADLRGALERGEFTLLYQPLYRIEDRSVLGFEALIRWQHPARGFISPGEFIPVAEETGLIREIGLWIVEEACRHVRQWPDGIHVAVNVSPVQLRSEGFPGEVARLLEAAGVSPDRLEIELTETALVEDSELIAASLRTLRDSGIRVAMDDFGTGYSSLAHLRKFDLDCIKIDLSFVQTAPFDPAAAAVLHAVVQLARGLGVGTVGEGVETEEQFEVLRQAGCEVAQGYLLGRPMTAMQAYALCRAETRQNVRRALARRSVAV, encoded by the coding sequence ATGGTTGAAATCTTCCTGACGCTCGCCAAGGACCATGCGATCACCCTCGTGGTGGCGGCAACGGTCGTCTGCATCGTGGCGTCCTGGCTTTTCTTCGATCTTTTCGAGCGGGTGCGCGGCACCGTGGGCCTGTCCCGGCTGCAATGGCTGGGCTTTGCGGCGCTGGCCGGCGGCCTCGGCGTGTGGACCACCCATTTCATCGCGACGCTGGGCTACCGGCCGGACTTCGCCTTTTCCTTCGATCCCGACATGACCGCAGCCTCGGCCCTGATCAGCGTGGCGATCGTGGGCCTGCCGGCGGCGCTGACGGCCTTGACCGATCGAACCTGGCTCAAGCTTCTGGGCGGCGCAGTGACGGGCGCGGGGATCGTGCTCATGCATGTCGCCGGCATGGCGGCGCTGACCAATTGCGGCGTCGAGCAACCGGCGGCGGGCGCCGTACCGATCGCGCTCGCCAGCGCCGCCTTGTGCGCGCTGGCGATGGCGCTGCCGGAGAGGACGCGCCCAGGCATCCGCATCGCGCTCGCCGTGGCGGCCGTCAGCCTCGTTCATTTCGGCCTCATCGCCGGCACCGCCATCGTGCCGGTCGGAAGCGAGCCGTCGGGGATCGACCGCAGCATTCTCGGTTTTCTGGTCGGCATCGTGGTCATCTGTCTGGCGCTTAGCGCCGGCGCCCTCGTCACCTCGAGTTCCAAACTGGCCGAGCAGAAGCAGCGGGAGGCCCTGTTCTCCAACGCGCTCACCAACATGTCGAACGGCCTTCTCGTGATCGGGGCCGGCGGACGCATCGACCTCTTCAATGACCGACTGGTGACGCTCTTCGACATCCGGCCCGAGGGGGTCGCGATCGGAATGCCCTGGCAGCGCTATCTCGCCAATCTGGCCGAGCGCCTGGGTTGGAACGAGGCGCGTCTTGGCCGGGTGATCGACAATCACACGCAATGGTTCGCCCTCGACCGGACCACCTATCTCGAACACGCGCTGGAGGATGGGCGAACCATCAGCGTCTCCTGCCGGCCGATCATGGGCGGCGGCGCGGTTCTGACCTATGACGACGTGACCGCCGAGCGGCAGGCGCAGCGGGAGGTGGAGCGGCTGGCCTTCCACGACCCGCTGACCGGCCTGCCCAACCGGCGAAAATTCGCGCAGGAGCTGGAGGCCGCCTATGAAGGCCGGCGGGCGGCGACCCTTTTCCTGATCGATCTCGACCGGTTCAAGATCGTCAACGACACGCTCGGCCATGCGGCCGGCGACTGGCTGTTGACGGAATGCGGGGTTCGCATGGGGCGCGTCTGCGAGCGGGGCGAGCTCGTGGCCCGGCTGGCGGGGGACGAGTTCGCCGTTCTCTCGCTCTCCTGCGACGAGGACGAGGCGGCCGGGCTAAGCCGGCGCATCATCGCCACTTTGAGCGATCCGTTCCTGATCCACGGACGCATGGTGAGCGTGGGCTGCAGCATCGGCATGGCCTCGACGCGGGACGCGGCCAGCGCCGACGTGATGATCCAGCATGCCGACCTCGCGCTCTACAAGGCCAAGACGCTGGGCCGGGGGCGCAACCAGCGCTACGAGGCCGGAATGCAGGAAGCGGCGATGCGCCGAAGCGTGCTGGAGGCGGACCTGCGCGGCGCGTTGGAGCGCGGCGAGTTCACGCTCCTCTACCAGCCGCTCTACCGGATCGAGGATCGCAGCGTCCTGGGCTTCGAGGCGCTGATCCGCTGGCAGCATCCCGCGCGCGGGTTCATCTCGCCGGGCGAGTTCATTCCCGTGGCCGAAGAAACCGGCTTGATCCGCGAGATTGGCCTGTGGATCGTCGAGGAAGCGTGCCGGCATGTTCGCCAATGGCCCGACGGCATCCATGTCGCGGTCAACGTCTCGCCCGTCCAGTTGCGCAGCGAGGGTTTTCCGGGCGAGGTCGCGCGCCTTCTGGAAGCGGCCGGCGTGTCGCCGGACAGGCTCGAGATCGAGCTGACGGAAACCGCCCTGGTGGAGGACAGCGAGCTGATCGCCGCCTCGCTGCGAACCCTGCGCGACAGCGGCATCCGCGTCGCGATGGACGATTTCGGCACCGGCTATTCCTCACTGGCGCATCTCAGAAAGTTCGACCTCGACTGCATCAAGATCGATCTGAGCTTCGTCCAGACCGCGCCGTTCGACCCGGCAGCCGCCGCCGTTCTCCATGCGGTCGTGCAGCTGGCGCGAGGGCTCGGCGTCGGCACGGTGGGCGAGGGCGTCGAGACGGAGGAACAGTTCGAGGTCCTGCGCCAGGCCGGCTGCGAGGTGGCGCAGGGCTATCTCCTGGGGCGGCCGATGACCGCGATGCAGGCCTATGCGCTTTGCCGTGCGGAGACCCGTCAGAACGTCCGGCGGGCGCTCGCTCGGCGCAGCGTCGCCGTGTGA
- a CDS encoding GNAT family N-acetyltransferase — translation MRAYRPADRDGCLRLFDGNVPEFFAPSERGDFAGFLSRPSHTAHFWVLEQGGALVACGGWLPEADGETVGLCWGMVDRALQRKGLGSRLTQARILAARQAPGITRVRLDTTQHSQGFYARFGFEVENISKDAYAPGLDRWDMILRL, via the coding sequence ATGCGTGCTTATCGACCGGCGGATCGAGACGGCTGTCTGCGCTTGTTCGACGGCAATGTACCCGAGTTCTTCGCCCCGTCCGAGCGGGGTGATTTCGCGGGCTTCCTGTCCCGGCCAAGCCACACGGCCCATTTTTGGGTCCTGGAACAGGGCGGCGCGCTGGTCGCCTGCGGCGGCTGGCTTCCCGAGGCGGACGGCGAAACCGTCGGCCTCTGCTGGGGCATGGTGGATCGAGCCCTACAGAGGAAGGGTCTCGGCAGCCGCCTGACGCAGGCCCGCATCCTGGCGGCTCGGCAGGCACCCGGCATAACCCGCGTGCGGCTCGACACGACCCAGCATAGCCAAGGCTTCTACGCCCGCTTCGGCTTCGAGGTGGAGAACATTTCCAAGGACGCCTACGCGCCGGGGTTGGATCGATGGGACATGATCCTGAGGCTGTGA
- a CDS encoding 6,7-dimethyl-8-ribityllumazine synthase, with amino-acid sequence MTLARYAFVKANWHSDIVDQSLAGFTEIVSPEAVDVFDVPGAFELPLMALELARTGRYEAVVGAAFVVDGGIYRHDFVAQAVVDGLMRAGLESGVPVLSVSLTPHHYQETEHHNAIFRAHFVEKGREAARAALAIGKTRAAAKALSAAPLASPRRPWPVEAQDRRAV; translated from the coding sequence ATGACTCTCGCCCGCTACGCCTTCGTCAAAGCCAACTGGCATTCCGACATCGTCGATCAGTCGCTCGCGGGTTTCACCGAAATCGTCTCGCCCGAGGCGGTGGACGTGTTCGACGTGCCCGGCGCCTTCGAGCTGCCCTTGATGGCGCTGGAGCTGGCGCGCACGGGGCGCTACGAGGCGGTGGTGGGCGCGGCCTTCGTGGTGGACGGCGGCATCTACCGGCATGACTTCGTGGCGCAGGCGGTGGTGGACGGGCTGATGCGCGCGGGGCTGGAGTCCGGCGTGCCGGTTCTCTCGGTGTCGCTGACCCCGCATCACTATCAGGAAACCGAGCACCACAACGCGATCTTCCGCGCCCATTTCGTGGAGAAGGGCCGCGAGGCCGCCCGCGCGGCGCTGGCGATCGGCAAAACCCGCGCGGCCGCCAAGGCCCTGTCCGCCGCGCCCCTCGCTTCGCCCCGCCGGCCCTGGCCGGTGGAGGCACAGGATCGCCGCGCGGTCTGA
- a CDS encoding DUF6894 family protein: MPRYFFQVSGDTLHVDREGRLLDDDEAAWSLAITSTGELLRDIDGRMPSRAEILTTVTNERGAALISLRFTAERFPPVMP; this comes from the coding sequence ATGCCCCGCTATTTCTTCCAGGTCTCCGGCGACACGTTGCATGTCGATCGCGAAGGCCGTCTTCTCGACGACGACGAGGCCGCCTGGTCGCTCGCCATCACCTCCACGGGCGAATTGCTGCGCGATATCGACGGCCGCATGCCGAGCCGGGCCGAGATCCTGACCACGGTGACGAACGAGCGAGGCGCGGCGCTGATCTCGCTGCGCTTCACGGCCGAGCGGTTTCCGCCCGTCATGCCTTGA
- a CDS encoding Crp/Fnr family transcriptional regulator, with protein sequence MSSPNLLIRKLEGFHALTRDDRDLLERYSRPLREVPAKRDIIREGDVPEDVVLILSGFACRYKLIEGGKRQIMAFLVPGDFCDFQVFILKHMDHNIGTLSRCQVVRIKREAILELTERPAIARAFWWASLVDAATLREWLVNIGQRTADARIAHLLCELLVRLEAVGLVKDNSYSLPISQNDLADALGVTVVHANRMLMTLRDQNLIELSAREVVVRDVASLKTFSGFNPNYLHLDR encoded by the coding sequence ATGTCCTCGCCCAATCTGCTGATCCGAAAGCTCGAAGGCTTTCATGCGCTGACGCGCGACGACCGCGACCTGCTGGAGCGCTACAGCCGCCCCCTGCGCGAGGTGCCGGCCAAGCGGGACATCATCCGCGAGGGCGACGTGCCGGAGGACGTGGTGCTGATCCTGTCGGGCTTCGCCTGCCGCTACAAGCTGATCGAAGGCGGCAAGCGGCAGATCATGGCCTTCCTCGTGCCGGGCGATTTCTGCGACTTCCAGGTCTTCATCCTCAAGCACATGGACCACAATATCGGCACGCTGTCGCGCTGCCAGGTGGTGCGGATCAAGCGCGAGGCGATCCTGGAGCTCACCGAGCGCCCGGCCATCGCTCGCGCCTTCTGGTGGGCCTCGCTGGTGGACGCCGCCACCTTGCGGGAATGGCTGGTCAATATCGGCCAGCGCACCGCAGACGCTCGCATCGCCCATCTCCTGTGCGAGCTTCTGGTGCGGCTGGAGGCGGTGGGGCTGGTGAAGGACAACAGCTACTCCCTGCCCATCTCGCAGAACGACCTCGCCGATGCGCTCGGCGTGACGGTGGTCCATGCCAACCGCATGCTGATGACGCTGCGCGATCAGAACCTGATCGAACTCAGCGCCCGCGAAGTGGTGGTGAGGGACGTCGCCAGCCTCAAGACCTTCAGCGGATTCAATCCCAACTATCTCCATCTCGATCGATGA
- a CDS encoding PhnA-like protein, translated as MSDARTPSPSPSFRDNAREGAVPIDPLGHPATTVAEDAHTMLVNKVSWGAIFAGVVVGLITQVLLTMLGVGIGIATLDPGMGAAGNPAASTFSIGAGIWYVLSGIVSAYVGGYIAARMSGRTAPTTGALHGLTAWAFTTLLVLYLLTSAIGGIVGGAFSGVTGAIGGLGQTVAQTAAPMLANSNPLDAIEGQVRATGTDPDALQAKAVNAIRALVVGGQAGTDDARNQAVQALAQARNIPVDQAQQQVADIEQRTRQAIDSAKETATKAADTAASVVSTGALLAFAALVLGAIAGWLGGRSGVVHPVFADRIVPTRHRV; from the coding sequence ATGAGCGACGCCCGGACCCCCTCCCCCTCCCCCAGCTTCCGGGACAACGCCCGCGAAGGCGCCGTGCCGATCGACCCGCTGGGCCACCCCGCCACGACGGTCGCCGAAGACGCCCACACGATGCTCGTCAATAAAGTGTCCTGGGGCGCGATCTTCGCCGGCGTCGTGGTCGGCCTGATCACGCAGGTTCTGCTGACCATGCTGGGCGTCGGCATCGGCATCGCGACGCTCGACCCCGGGATGGGCGCGGCCGGCAATCCCGCCGCCTCCACCTTCTCGATCGGTGCCGGCATCTGGTATGTCCTGTCGGGCATCGTGTCGGCCTATGTCGGCGGTTACATCGCCGCGCGCATGTCCGGCCGCACCGCGCCGACCACCGGCGCCCTGCATGGGCTGACGGCCTGGGCCTTCACCACGCTTCTCGTTCTCTATCTTCTGACCTCGGCGATCGGCGGCATCGTCGGCGGCGCCTTCAGCGGCGTGACGGGCGCGATCGGCGGCCTCGGCCAGACCGTGGCGCAGACCGCGGCGCCGATGCTCGCCAATTCCAACCCGCTCGACGCGATCGAGGGTCAGGTGCGCGCCACCGGCACCGATCCCGACGCGCTGCAAGCCAAGGCCGTCAACGCCATCCGCGCCCTCGTGGTCGGCGGACAGGCGGGCACGGACGATGCGCGCAATCAGGCGGTGCAGGCGCTGGCACAGGCTCGCAACATCCCCGTCGATCAGGCGCAGCAGCAGGTGGCCGATATCGAGCAGCGCACGCGTCAGGCCATCGACAGCGCCAAGGAGACCGCGACCAAAGCCGCCGACACCGCCGCTTCGGTGGTCTCGACCGGCGCGCTCCTCGCCTTCGCGGCCCTGGTGCTCGGCGCCATCGCCGGTTGGCTGGGCGGTCGCTCGGGCGTGGTGCATCCCGTCTTCGCCGATCGAATCGTTCCGACCAGACACCGCGTCTGA
- a CDS encoding MerR family transcriptional regulator, translating into MSLGVPIGEASRASGIKVPTIRYYEQIGLLPAPPRTEGNRRLYDASDLSRLRFIRHARELGFEIEPIRELLALAGEPLHSCEGADRIAKAHLADIDHKIARLTALRREVARMADCGEHSVADCRVIEVLGDHGACLSDHR; encoded by the coding sequence ATGAGCTTGGGCGTTCCGATCGGCGAGGCTTCGCGCGCAAGCGGCATCAAGGTGCCGACCATCCGCTATTACGAGCAGATCGGCCTGCTTCCCGCCCCGCCGCGCACGGAGGGCAATCGCCGGCTCTACGACGCGTCCGATCTCAGCCGCCTGCGCTTCATCCGCCATGCGCGCGAACTCGGCTTCGAGATCGAGCCGATCCGCGAGCTTCTGGCGCTGGCGGGCGAGCCGCTTCATTCCTGCGAGGGGGCGGACCGCATCGCCAAGGCGCATCTGGCTGATATCGACCACAAGATCGCGCGGCTGACGGCGCTGCGCCGCGAGGTGGCCCGCATGGCCGATTGCGGCGAGCATTCCGTGGCGGATTGCCGGGTGATCGAAGTCTTGGGCGATCACGGCGCCTGCCTGTCGGACCATCGCTGA